A single Paraburkholderia sp. FT54 DNA region contains:
- a CDS encoding DUF4126 domain-containing protein — protein sequence MLESLSLAAGLSWGSGLRLYLTVLLAGVFARLGLVHLPDTLSALSSPWVIGVAGVLTVTEFLADKIPAFDSLWDAVHTFIRIPAGAVLAAGALGHADPALLTVAALAGGTLAGTAHLAKAGTRALINLSPEPVSNVVTSTAEDGLVFGGMLLALFVPLVFLVLMVGFLMLAGWALPRLWRGVQGGFRGMATHMVSRFARSRHD from the coding sequence ATGCTTGAATCACTTTCGCTCGCGGCGGGCCTCTCATGGGGCAGCGGCCTGCGCCTCTATCTGACGGTACTGCTGGCCGGCGTGTTCGCTCGGCTCGGCCTCGTCCATCTTCCCGATACGCTCTCCGCGTTGTCTTCGCCGTGGGTCATCGGCGTGGCGGGCGTGCTGACCGTCACCGAATTCCTCGCCGACAAGATCCCCGCGTTCGATTCGCTGTGGGACGCGGTCCATACCTTCATTCGCATTCCAGCGGGCGCCGTGCTGGCGGCCGGCGCGCTCGGCCATGCCGATCCGGCGCTGTTGACCGTGGCCGCGCTCGCGGGCGGCACGCTGGCGGGCACGGCGCACCTCGCCAAGGCGGGCACGCGCGCGCTGATCAATCTGTCGCCGGAACCGGTGTCGAATGTCGTGACCTCGACCGCCGAGGACGGGCTCGTATTCGGCGGCATGCTGCTCGCGCTGTTCGTGCCGCTTGTCTTTCTGGTGTTGATGGTGGGCTTCCTGATGCTGGCCGGCTGGGCATTGCCGCGGCTCTGGCGTGGGGTGCAGGGCGGTTTTCGCGGCATGGCGACGCATATGGTGTCGCGCTTTGCCAGGAGCAGGCACGATTGA
- a CDS encoding SDR family oxidoreductase: MTKAVLITGGSRGIGRATARLLGARGWSVGVNYAQNLAAAQDTAAEVERAGGRALTLAGDVANEADVLAMFDALQQKFGRLDALVNNAGIVAPSSQLADMDLARLKRMFDVNVLGAYLCAREAARRMSSDRGGAGGVIVNVSSAASRLGSPNEYVDYAGSKGAVDTMTLGLAKELGPRGVRVNAVRPGLIDTEIHASGGKPERAAQLGASTPLGRPGTADEVAETIVWLLSDAASYVTGALLDVSGGR; the protein is encoded by the coding sequence ATGACGAAAGCCGTTCTGATCACCGGTGGCAGCCGCGGCATTGGCCGCGCGACCGCGCGTTTGCTGGGTGCGCGCGGCTGGTCCGTCGGCGTGAATTACGCGCAAAATCTCGCCGCGGCGCAAGACACCGCCGCCGAAGTGGAACGCGCCGGCGGCCGCGCCTTGACGCTTGCCGGCGACGTCGCGAATGAAGCCGACGTGCTCGCGATGTTCGATGCGCTTCAGCAGAAGTTCGGCCGGCTCGATGCACTCGTCAATAACGCCGGCATCGTCGCGCCGTCCAGCCAGCTCGCCGACATGGACCTCGCGCGCCTGAAACGCATGTTCGACGTCAACGTACTGGGCGCGTATCTGTGCGCGCGCGAAGCCGCGCGGCGCATGTCCTCCGATCGCGGCGGCGCGGGCGGCGTGATCGTCAACGTGTCGTCGGCGGCGTCGCGGCTTGGTTCACCGAACGAATACGTCGACTATGCCGGCTCGAAAGGCGCCGTCGATACGATGACGCTCGGTCTCGCCAAGGAACTCGGCCCGCGAGGCGTGCGCGTGAACGCGGTGCGCCCTGGTTTGATCGATACCGAGATCCACGCGAGCGGCGGCAAGCCCGAGCGCGCCGCGCAACTTGGCGCGAGCACGCCGCTCGGCCGCCCCGGCACGGCCGACGAAGTCGCGGAAACCATTGTGTGGTTATTGAGCGACGCCGCCTCGTACGTGACGGGCGCCCTGCTTGACGTGTCCGGCGGACGCTGA
- a CDS encoding DUF924 family protein has translation MANGPGSGQTSGAGSADYADLPQEAREVLDCWFGVPGAPEFGTERKIWFSRNAAFDTMLRERFGALIDSARESALDNWTQTPLGALALVIVLDQFSRNCHRNTARAFAADQKALRTAQQMIASGADRLLPTVHHRVFAYLPFEHDETLASQRESLRLFEQLEKEPGSESYYRSAVRHAEIIERFGRFPHRNALLGRPSTAEEIAFLREPGSSF, from the coding sequence ATGGCTAACGGGCCGGGCTCGGGGCAGACATCCGGCGCAGGATCCGCGGACTATGCTGACTTGCCGCAGGAAGCGCGCGAAGTGCTCGACTGCTGGTTCGGCGTACCGGGCGCGCCGGAGTTCGGCACGGAGCGCAAAATCTGGTTTTCACGCAACGCGGCTTTCGACACGATGCTGCGGGAACGCTTCGGTGCCCTGATCGACTCGGCGCGCGAGTCCGCGCTCGACAACTGGACACAAACACCGCTCGGCGCGCTGGCGCTGGTCATCGTGCTGGATCAGTTCTCGCGCAATTGTCATCGCAACACGGCGCGCGCGTTCGCCGCCGACCAGAAGGCATTGCGTACCGCGCAGCAGATGATTGCCAGCGGGGCCGACCGCCTGTTGCCTACCGTGCATCATCGCGTATTTGCTTATCTGCCGTTCGAGCACGACGAGACGCTCGCCAGCCAGCGCGAGTCGCTGCGTCTATTCGAGCAGTTGGAAAAGGAACCGGGCAGTGAGTCGTATTACCGGTCCGCGGTGCGGCACGCGGAAATCATCGAGCGGTTCGGACGCTTTCCGCATCGCAATGCGTTGCTCGGGCGTCCCTCGACAGCAGAAGAAATTGCCTTCCTGCGCGAACCCGGTTCATCGTTCTAG
- a CDS encoding group II truncated hemoglobin → MSDLNDEVSAAQPTAFELVGGEARVRELVDRFYDLMDLEADFAGIRALHPESLDGSRDKFFWFLCGWMGGPDHYISRFGHPRLRARHLPFAIASSERDQWLRCMAWAMEDVGLAEPLRERLLGSFFETADWMRNRNG, encoded by the coding sequence ATGAGTGATTTGAACGACGAAGTGTCCGCGGCGCAGCCGACGGCCTTCGAACTGGTGGGCGGCGAAGCGCGCGTGCGCGAACTGGTCGACCGCTTTTACGACTTGATGGATCTCGAAGCGGACTTCGCTGGAATCCGCGCGTTGCATCCGGAATCGCTCGATGGTTCGCGCGACAAGTTCTTCTGGTTTTTGTGCGGATGGATGGGCGGCCCCGATCACTACATCAGCCGGTTCGGTCATCCGCGCTTGCGCGCGCGGCATCTGCCGTTCGCGATTGCATCCAGCGAGCGCGATCAGTGGCTCAGATGCATGGCATGGGCCATGGAAGATGTCGGTCTTGCCGAGCCACTGAGGGAGCGCCTGCTCGGCTCGTTCTTCGAAACGGCTGACTGGATGCGCAACCGGAATGGCTAA
- a CDS encoding TetR/AcrR family transcriptional regulator has product MEAKPPRRTRERILELSLKLFNEIGEPNVTTTTIAEEMEISPGNLYYHFRNKDDIINSIFSQFEQEIEKRLRFPEDHRATIDEMWSYLQYMVDFTWRYRFLYRDLNDLLARNRTLETHFKQIISHKVRFASQFCEQLVADGEMVVTPEELHVIATNVGVIGTYWLSYQFVMNPRKYNEQEAMRAELHQVSVQIVSLMAPYLRGRSRQIFDDLVSGKLPKREFYDYLPPKEGAAPRNEPKDV; this is encoded by the coding sequence ATGGAAGCCAAACCTCCCCGCCGCACGCGCGAACGGATTCTCGAACTGTCGTTGAAACTGTTCAACGAAATCGGCGAGCCGAACGTCACGACGACGACGATCGCCGAGGAAATGGAAATCAGTCCAGGCAACCTGTACTACCACTTCCGCAACAAAGACGACATCATCAACAGCATCTTCAGCCAGTTCGAGCAGGAGATCGAAAAGCGTCTGCGCTTCCCCGAAGACCATCGCGCGACCATCGACGAAATGTGGTCGTATCTGCAGTACATGGTCGATTTCACGTGGCGCTATCGTTTCCTGTATCGTGACCTGAACGATCTGCTGGCGCGCAATCGCACGCTCGAAACGCACTTCAAGCAGATCATCAGCCACAAGGTGCGTTTTGCGAGCCAGTTCTGCGAACAGCTCGTCGCCGACGGCGAAATGGTCGTCACGCCGGAAGAGCTGCATGTGATCGCCACCAACGTCGGCGTGATCGGCACGTATTGGCTCTCGTATCAGTTCGTGATGAACCCGCGCAAATACAACGAGCAGGAAGCGATGCGCGCGGAGCTGCATCAGGTGAGCGTGCAGATCGTATCGCTGATGGCGCCTTATCTGCGCGGCCGCTCGCGGCAGATTTTCGACGACCTCGTGTCGGGCAAGCTGCCCAAGCGCGAGTTTTACGACTACCTGCCGCCCAAGGAAGGCGCCGCGCCCCGCAACGAACCGAAGGACGTTTGA
- a CDS encoding FtsX-like permease family protein, translating to MSDTVRGSTARRALPATRRFGGLDLVRQAIRMTSRDWRAGELTVLLLALVLAVAALSSVGFLADRLHQGLERDARRMIAADFIVRSDHPVDPQFAGQAKALGLNTATTAIFPSMINSTGAQPVSRLAAIKAVSPGYPLRGALRIASAPGAADHPAQAIPSPGTVWVDQALLDALKVHIGDAVKVGGRNFTIGAVITRELDRGFSFVNFSPRLMLRADDVASTGLVTYGSRVTYRLLVAGSDESVAHFAQFAHERVDGGKMRGVALESLQDGQPQVRQTLDRASHFLTLVSLLTALLAAVAIAMAAHRYMRRHLDGCAAMRCLGVSQSSLRALFTLEFVGLGLMGGALGVALGYLGHLALLTWLGSLIDVALPYPTAWPALEGIAAGLVLLLGFALPPLLPLTRVPPVRVLRREWGEAGRTAWAAYALGIVLFAALLIVAAGELKLGGIVAGGFAGGLLVFACIARLALWGAARVVRSERVNAGIGWRYALASLERRSSASALQITALGIGLMCLLLIAMTRNDLVAGWRKSTPPDAPNEFIIDIQPDQRDAVTQYLSTHGVPGTVLAPMVRGRLTAINGKPVNPDAFKGDDAKRLVDREFNLSYTTELPEDNRLAAGTWYGDTKTPQISIEQGLAKLINVKPGDVLRFDVTGLQIDAPVTSVRKLDWGSFKVNFFVLMPPAALQDFPATFITSFHLPQEKQSTIDGLIAAYPNLTAIDTGPILAQVQRVLQQVIGAVQFLFAFTLAAGVLVLYAALAGTRDERMRESALLRALGASHRQVRAVQIAEFVAVGALAGLMAAVGAQVIGYVLATRVFEFYLSFDPWLLPAGIAAGIACAGVGGWLSLRHVLARPALQSLRDA from the coding sequence TTGAGCGATACGGTACGGGGTTCCACGGCGCGCAGGGCTTTACCTGCGACGCGCCGGTTCGGCGGCTTGGATCTGGTGCGCCAGGCCATTCGCATGACGTCGCGCGACTGGCGCGCGGGCGAGTTGACGGTGCTCCTGCTGGCGCTGGTTCTGGCCGTGGCGGCTTTGTCGAGTGTCGGCTTTCTGGCTGATCGTCTGCACCAGGGGCTCGAGCGCGACGCGCGGCGCATGATTGCCGCCGACTTCATCGTGCGGTCCGATCATCCGGTCGATCCGCAATTCGCCGGTCAAGCCAAAGCGCTCGGTCTGAACACCGCCACCACGGCGATCTTTCCCAGCATGATCAATTCGACCGGCGCGCAGCCGGTTTCGCGGCTCGCCGCCATCAAGGCGGTGTCGCCGGGTTATCCGCTGCGCGGCGCGTTGCGCATCGCGTCGGCGCCGGGCGCGGCGGACCATCCGGCGCAAGCGATTCCGTCGCCGGGCACCGTATGGGTCGATCAGGCGCTGCTCGACGCGTTGAAGGTGCATATCGGCGATGCGGTGAAAGTCGGCGGTCGCAACTTCACGATCGGCGCGGTGATCACGCGCGAGCTCGACCGTGGTTTCTCATTCGTCAATTTTTCGCCGCGCCTGATGCTGCGCGCCGACGACGTAGCCTCGACCGGCCTCGTCACCTACGGCAGCCGTGTGACGTACCGCTTGCTGGTGGCCGGGTCTGACGAGTCGGTGGCGCATTTCGCGCAGTTCGCGCACGAGCGGGTGGACGGCGGCAAGATGCGTGGGGTCGCGCTCGAATCCTTGCAGGACGGCCAGCCGCAAGTGCGCCAGACGCTCGATCGCGCGAGTCACTTCCTCACGCTCGTCTCGCTGCTCACCGCGTTGCTGGCGGCCGTGGCAATCGCAATGGCCGCGCATCGCTATATGCGCCGGCATCTGGACGGCTGCGCGGCGATGCGTTGTCTCGGCGTCAGCCAGTCAAGTTTGCGCGCGCTCTTCACGCTCGAATTCGTCGGACTCGGTTTGATGGGCGGCGCGCTGGGCGTGGCGCTCGGTTATCTCGGGCATCTCGCGCTGCTCACGTGGCTCGGCAGTCTGATCGATGTCGCGCTGCCGTATCCGACGGCATGGCCGGCGCTCGAAGGCATCGCGGCCGGTCTCGTGCTGTTGCTGGGCTTCGCGTTGCCGCCGCTGTTGCCGCTCACGCGTGTGCCGCCGGTGCGCGTGCTGCGCCGCGAATGGGGCGAAGCGGGACGCACCGCGTGGGCGGCTTACGCGCTCGGCATCGTCCTGTTCGCCGCGCTGTTGATCGTCGCGGCGGGCGAACTGAAGCTCGGCGGGATCGTGGCGGGCGGTTTCGCGGGCGGCTTGCTGGTGTTCGCGTGCATCGCGCGGCTGGCGTTGTGGGGCGCGGCGCGCGTGGTGCGCAGCGAGCGCGTGAATGCGGGGATTGGCTGGCGTTATGCGCTGGCGTCGCTCGAACGGCGCAGCAGCGCGAGCGCATTGCAGATCACCGCGCTCGGCATCGGCCTGATGTGCCTGTTGCTGATCGCCATGACGCGCAACGACCTGGTGGCCGGCTGGCGCAAATCGACGCCGCCGGACGCGCCGAACGAATTCATCATCGACATTCAGCCCGACCAGCGCGACGCCGTCACGCAGTATCTCAGCACGCATGGCGTGCCCGGCACGGTACTCGCACCGATGGTGCGCGGGCGCCTGACGGCGATCAACGGCAAGCCGGTCAATCCGGACGCGTTCAAGGGCGACGATGCCAAGCGTCTCGTGGATCGCGAATTCAATCTGTCGTACACGACCGAGCTGCCCGAGGACAATCGCCTCGCCGCCGGCACATGGTACGGCGACACGAAAACGCCGCAGATTTCGATCGAGCAGGGACTCGCCAAGCTGATCAACGTGAAGCCCGGCGACGTCCTGCGTTTCGACGTGACCGGCTTGCAGATCGACGCGCCGGTCACGAGTGTGCGCAAGCTCGATTGGGGGTCGTTCAAAGTCAACTTCTTCGTGCTGATGCCGCCCGCCGCACTGCAGGATTTCCCGGCGACCTTCATCACGAGCTTCCATCTGCCGCAGGAAAAACAGTCGACCATCGACGGCCTGATCGCCGCCTATCCAAATCTCACGGCCATCGACACCGGTCCGATTCTCGCGCAGGTGCAGCGCGTCTTGCAGCAGGTGATCGGCGCGGTGCAGTTCCTTTTCGCGTTCACGCTCGCGGCGGGTGTGCTCGTGTTGTACGCGGCGCTTGCCGGCACGCGCGATGAGCGTATGCGAGAATCCGCGCTGCTGCGCGCGCTGGGCGCGTCGCATCGCCAGGTGCGGGCGGTGCAGATCGCCGAGTTCGTCGCGGTGGGCGCATTGGCGGGTCTGATGGCAGCCGTTGGCGCGCAGGTCATCGGCTATGTGTTGGCGACGCGCGTGTTCGAGTTTTATCTGAGCTTCGACCCGTGGTTGTTGCCGGCGGGCATTGCCGCCGGCATCGCGTGTGCTGGCGTGGGCGGCTGGTTGAGCTTGCGGCATGTGCTCGCGCGGCCCGCGTTGCAATCGTTGCGGGACGCGTGA
- a CDS encoding diacylglycerol kinase, producing MRTRSSTVGRAPNGALRAVDADNDNDNASIEPFDDVSEPGTSNHADHAHGLNGMNGASAAHGTQQNGTQHETQNEPLSPDDPLTPLPFNPYKGNRGLTRAWHAMKNSLAGFRVAIREESAFRQELTLAAILIPCGVLVPVEPVSRVLLLGSVLLVLIVELLNSSVEAAIDRISLERHELSRRAKDLGSAAVMVALGMCLMTWLLIVGPLVVHWIKAWM from the coding sequence ATGCGAACCAGATCATCCACCGTGGGGCGCGCGCCGAACGGCGCGCTGCGTGCCGTCGATGCCGACAATGACAACGACAACGCAAGCATCGAACCGTTCGACGACGTCAGCGAGCCAGGCACGTCGAATCATGCAGATCACGCGCATGGTTTGAACGGCATGAACGGCGCAAGCGCTGCGCACGGTACGCAACAAAACGGCACGCAACACGAGACGCAGAACGAACCCCTCAGTCCCGACGATCCACTCACGCCGCTGCCTTTCAATCCTTATAAAGGCAATCGCGGCCTCACGCGCGCCTGGCACGCGATGAAGAATTCGCTCGCCGGCTTTCGCGTCGCGATTCGCGAGGAAAGCGCGTTTCGCCAGGAACTCACGCTCGCCGCGATCCTGATTCCCTGCGGCGTGCTGGTGCCGGTCGAGCCGGTGTCGCGCGTGTTGCTGCTCGGCTCCGTGCTGCTCGTGCTGATCGTCGAGTTGCTGAATTCGAGCGTGGAAGCGGCCATCGACCGCATTTCGCTCGAACGCCACGAGCTCTCGCGCCGCGCGAAGGATCTCGGCAGCGCGGCCGTGATGGTCGCACTCGGCATGTGCCTGATGACCTGGCTGCTGATCGTCGGGCCGCTTGTCGTGCATTGGATCAAGGCGTGGATGTGA
- the sugE gene encoding quaternary ammonium compound efflux SMR transporter SugE, translating into MSWILLLIAGLLEVAWAAGLKTSEGFTRLWPSVFTVVTALGSFALLAMAMRQLPLGTAYAVWTGIGAVGAFVFGIVMMGEALTVARVASAALIVIGLIGLKLSSGH; encoded by the coding sequence ATGTCCTGGATTCTGCTGTTGATTGCCGGTTTGCTCGAAGTCGCGTGGGCGGCCGGACTCAAAACCTCCGAAGGTTTCACCCGTCTCTGGCCTTCCGTGTTCACGGTCGTGACCGCGCTCGGCAGCTTTGCGCTGCTCGCCATGGCCATGCGCCAGTTGCCGCTCGGCACCGCCTATGCGGTGTGGACAGGGATCGGCGCGGTCGGCGCGTTCGTCTTCGGGATCGTGATGATGGGCGAGGCCTTGACCGTCGCGCGCGTCGCCAGCGCGGCGCTGATCGTGATCGGACTGATCGGGTTGAAGCTGTCTTCCGGGCATTGA
- the kdpE gene encoding two-component system response regulator KdpE: MSDPSITVVLIEDEKQIRRFVRTALEGEGIVVHDAETGKQGLVEAATRKPDLVIVDLGLPDTDGLDVIRELRGWSELPVIVLSARTQESEKVAALDAGADDYLTKPFGVSELLARIRAHMRRRNQGGANESPQVRFGTVTVDLALRQVSRDGVVVHLTPIEYRLLATLVRHAGRVLTHRQLLRDVWGPSHVESHHYLRIYMAHLRGKLERDPAQPEHIITETGVGYRLVGAV; the protein is encoded by the coding sequence ATGAGTGACCCCAGCATCACCGTCGTCCTGATCGAAGACGAAAAGCAGATTCGCCGCTTTGTGCGAACGGCGCTGGAAGGCGAGGGCATCGTCGTGCACGACGCCGAAACCGGCAAGCAGGGTCTCGTCGAAGCCGCGACGCGCAAGCCCGATCTGGTGATCGTCGATCTCGGCCTGCCCGACACCGACGGTCTCGACGTCATCCGCGAACTGCGCGGCTGGAGCGAGCTGCCGGTGATCGTGCTGTCGGCGCGCACCCAGGAGAGCGAGAAAGTCGCCGCGCTCGATGCCGGCGCGGACGACTACCTCACCAAGCCGTTCGGCGTGTCCGAACTGCTGGCGCGGATCCGCGCGCATATGCGGCGGCGCAATCAAGGCGGCGCCAACGAATCGCCGCAGGTGCGCTTCGGCACGGTAACCGTCGACCTGGCGCTGCGGCAGGTGAGCCGCGACGGCGTCGTCGTGCATCTGACGCCGATCGAATACCGGCTGCTCGCGACGCTCGTGCGCCATGCCGGCCGCGTGCTGACGCACCGGCAGTTGCTGCGCGACGTGTGGGGGCCGTCGCATGTCGAGAGCCATCACTATCTGCGCATCTATATGGCGCATCTGCGCGGCAAGCTCGAACGCGATCCGGCGCAGCCGGAACACATCATCACGGAAACGGGTGTCGGATACCGGCTGGTGGGCGCGGTTTGA
- a CDS encoding TIGR00730 family Rossman fold protein yields MKSVCVYCGSSNGARPLYAEAARAFGRALVQADLALVYGGGKVGLMGVIADTVMAEGGRAIGVIPELLVNKEVGHNGLTELHVVPDMHHRKKMMADLSDAFVAMPGGAGTLEELFEVFTWAQLGYHQKAVALLNIDGFYDPLINMLQHTVDEGFMRRTYFDILQIDADPAGLIGKLQRYQPPVSDKWAITRDAV; encoded by the coding sequence ATGAAGTCGGTGTGTGTGTATTGCGGCTCCTCCAACGGAGCCAGACCGTTGTATGCGGAAGCGGCGCGCGCCTTCGGCCGCGCGCTGGTGCAAGCCGATCTCGCGCTGGTCTACGGCGGCGGCAAGGTCGGCCTGATGGGCGTGATCGCCGATACGGTGATGGCCGAAGGCGGCCGCGCGATCGGCGTGATTCCCGAGCTGCTGGTCAACAAGGAAGTCGGCCATAACGGCCTGACCGAACTGCATGTCGTGCCCGACATGCATCACCGCAAGAAGATGATGGCCGACCTGTCCGACGCGTTCGTCGCGATGCCGGGCGGCGCGGGCACGCTCGAAGAACTGTTCGAGGTCTTCACGTGGGCGCAACTCGGCTACCACCAGAAAGCGGTGGCACTGCTGAATATCGACGGCTTCTATGATCCGCTGATCAACATGCTTCAGCACACGGTCGACGAAGGCTTCATGCGCCGGACCTATTTCGACATCCTGCAGATCGACGCCGATCCCGCCGGGTTGATCGGCAAGCTGCAACGCTACCAGCCGCCCGTCAGCGACAAGTGGGCGATCACGCGCGACGCGGTCTGA